Proteins encoded by one window of Enterococcus faecalis:
- the mgsA gene encoding methylglyoxal synthase yields MKIALIAHDRKKTLMIKLATAYKHILEKHELYATGTTGMKVMEATGLPVHCFKSGPLGGDQQIGAMISEDNIDLVIFLRDPLSAQPHEPDVTALIRLSDVYEIPLATNIGSAEILLRGVEAGFADFREVIHEGDRRPLAF; encoded by the coding sequence ATGAAAATCGCTTTAATCGCTCATGATCGTAAAAAAACATTAATGATCAAACTAGCAACCGCTTATAAACATATTTTAGAAAAACATGAATTGTATGCAACGGGAACGACAGGCATGAAAGTGATGGAAGCAACTGGCTTACCCGTGCATTGCTTTAAATCGGGGCCATTAGGTGGGGATCAACAGATTGGCGCAATGATATCAGAAGACAACATTGATTTAGTTATTTTTTTAAGAGATCCTCTTTCCGCGCAACCGCATGAACCAGACGTGACGGCTTTGATTCGTCTAAGTGATGTCTATGAAATTCCTTTAGCGACCAATATCGGCAGTGCTGAAATTCTTTTGAGAGGTGTCGAGGCGGGGTTTGCGGACTTCCGTGAGGTTATCCATGAAGGGGATCGTCGACCGTTAGCTTTTTAG
- a CDS encoding folate family ECF transporter S component, whose amino-acid sequence MLKMTKKKFGTKSIALMGVLIAVVVVFSRFFAYETTFLKISFTFIPESLIGMIFGPFWAGIGTAVADVVGMLLFPKAGYFPGFTLNAFLAGAIYGYFYYKKEMTWQRVILATLLVTVLINIILTPLWLSLMYGVNLANFAWWVPRLIKTVIFFPIQVIATYYLGNKIPFKRLFGKPLSELDQ is encoded by the coding sequence ATGCTAAAAATGACAAAGAAAAAATTTGGCACAAAATCCATTGCGTTAATGGGCGTACTCATTGCGGTGGTCGTTGTCTTTTCACGCTTTTTTGCGTATGAAACAACGTTTTTAAAAATCAGTTTCACGTTTATTCCAGAATCATTGATTGGGATGATTTTCGGACCTTTTTGGGCTGGAATCGGCACGGCGGTGGCTGATGTGGTAGGAATGTTGCTTTTTCCAAAGGCAGGCTATTTTCCTGGGTTTACTTTAAATGCCTTTTTGGCTGGTGCTATTTATGGTTATTTCTATTATAAGAAAGAAATGACATGGCAACGAGTGATTTTGGCGACATTGTTGGTCACCGTTTTAATTAATATCATTTTAACTCCTTTGTGGTTAAGTTTAATGTATGGCGTCAATCTAGCAAATTTTGCTTGGTGGGTGCCACGCTTAATTAAAACAGTTATTTTCTTTCCTATTCAAGTAATTGCCACTTATTATTTAGGCAATAAAATTCCCTTTAAACGTTTATTTGGAAAGCCATTATCTGAATTAGATCAATAA
- a CDS encoding ABC transporter ATP-binding protein: MQTKKIHFGAFSRFKPYLLRYPKEIIGALILGILSGFSTVLMTYYIGKSVDTMVGKGQVNAAQLIKILGLLAGILLVTVLSQWLIQRLGNRVSYLSTTQLRKDAFAHLNQLPLSYYDQTSHGNIVSRFTNDIDNISMACSAVFNQLFSGMATVVVALLFMIRLSPLLTLVVLISTPIIFIVNWLVAKASQKNFAAQQTIVGEISGFVSEMVGNQKIVKAFQQEQATQETFEALNQTLYEKGQKAQFSSSLTNPLSRFIDHLSYLSIGLVGGLLVLSGNPLVTVGVISSFTIYSSQFSKPFIELSGITNQIQAALAGLERTFDMMDQPVERPDAPNAIVLKEARGRVEFKDVDFSYTPTRPLIENFNLIAEPGETIAIVGRTGAGKSTLVNLLMRFYEVDHGQITVDTHDITQITRDSLRKSFGMVLQDTWLFDSSIRENLTYGNPEASDEEIIEAMKKAHIFDFVMRLPQGLDTEIGSQGVKISEGQRQLMTIARTMISNPPMLILDEATSSVDTLTEQKIQDAFLQMMTGRTSFVIAHRLATIKSAEKILVMDNGQVVEIGTHDELLQKEQGYYRDLYEAQFNQKAQ, encoded by the coding sequence ATGCAAACTAAAAAAATTCATTTTGGTGCCTTCTCACGTTTTAAGCCGTATTTACTACGCTATCCAAAAGAAATTATTGGCGCCTTAATCCTAGGAATTCTCAGTGGTTTTTCGACTGTCCTCATGACTTATTATATAGGTAAATCCGTTGATACAATGGTTGGTAAAGGACAAGTCAATGCTGCGCAACTCATCAAAATTTTAGGTTTATTAGCAGGGATTTTACTCGTAACCGTTCTAAGTCAATGGCTGATTCAACGTCTCGGTAATCGCGTGTCTTATTTATCGACCACACAGCTGAGAAAAGACGCCTTTGCCCATTTAAATCAATTACCGTTAAGTTATTATGACCAAACATCACACGGAAATATCGTCAGTCGCTTTACCAACGATATTGACAATATTTCAATGGCTTGCTCGGCTGTCTTCAACCAATTATTTTCTGGCATGGCCACCGTCGTTGTTGCTTTGCTCTTTATGATTCGGCTAAGTCCCCTGCTCACATTAGTGGTTCTTATCAGTACGCCGATTATTTTTATTGTAAACTGGCTTGTTGCAAAAGCTTCACAAAAAAACTTTGCTGCACAACAAACGATTGTTGGTGAAATTTCCGGCTTCGTTTCAGAAATGGTTGGCAACCAAAAAATTGTTAAAGCCTTTCAACAAGAACAAGCTACACAAGAAACATTTGAAGCATTGAATCAAACGTTGTATGAAAAAGGACAGAAGGCTCAGTTTTCTTCCTCCTTAACCAACCCACTTTCTCGATTTATCGACCATTTATCTTACTTATCGATTGGATTAGTCGGTGGCTTGTTAGTTTTAAGTGGCAATCCTTTAGTCACAGTTGGTGTTATTTCCAGTTTCACCATTTACTCTAGTCAGTTTTCTAAACCTTTTATTGAACTCTCAGGAATCACCAACCAAATCCAAGCAGCCTTAGCTGGATTGGAACGTACTTTTGATATGATGGATCAACCAGTTGAACGTCCTGATGCCCCGAACGCAATTGTTTTGAAAGAAGCGCGAGGCCGTGTTGAATTTAAAGACGTTGATTTTTCTTACACGCCGACGCGACCTTTAATCGAAAACTTTAATTTAATTGCTGAACCAGGAGAAACAATTGCCATTGTTGGGCGAACCGGTGCGGGTAAATCAACATTAGTGAATTTGTTAATGCGCTTTTACGAGGTCGACCATGGTCAAATTACGGTTGATACTCACGACATTACTCAAATTACTCGGGACAGCTTACGAAAAAGTTTTGGTATGGTTCTCCAAGATACTTGGCTATTCGATAGCTCCATTCGGGAAAATTTAACGTACGGAAATCCTGAAGCCTCTGACGAAGAAATTATAGAAGCCATGAAAAAAGCCCATATTTTTGATTTCGTCATGCGTTTACCTCAAGGACTAGATACCGAGATTGGTTCCCAAGGCGTTAAAATTTCTGAAGGACAACGACAATTAATGACCATTGCACGCACGATGATTAGTAATCCGCCGATGCTTATTTTAGATGAAGCGACCAGTTCAGTTGATACATTGACCGAGCAAAAAATTCAGGATGCTTTTTTACAAATGATGACTGGCCGGACCAGTTTTGTTATTGCCCATCGCTTAGCAACAATCAAAAGTGCTGAAAAAATTCTAGTTATGGACAATGGTCAAGTAGTTGAAATTGGCACCCATGACGAATTATTGCAAAAAGAACAGGGTTATTATCGTGACCTTTACGAAGCACAGTTTAATCAAAAAGCACAATAA
- a CDS encoding ABC transporter ATP-binding protein yields the protein MFGLLKYAKNYRKQIILGPVFKFLEACFELVLPLFMAHLVDVGIRQNDRQTVIEMALWMLVMSLVGLFFVMICQYYASVASQGFGTELRNQLMKKINQLSHKELNSFGTDTLITRITNDINQLQLALAMFIRLVIRTPFLSIGSVVMAFYIDVQMGFLFLLLLPIFSLILFIIIKVTVPLYQKVQEYLDRLNRQISQNLSGVRVIRAFARKETEQRHVDKASDDLGDIYIRVSNVSALLTPLTTLIMNVGILFLLYFSGLKVSFGSLQQGEVLALINYMNQMMLALIVASNLVVIFTRAAASANRVNEVLTVESQLTDTPESAKTSPQFGDITFDHVDFRYEPEAGLALENINFTIPKGSILGITGPTGSGKSTLTQLIPRFYDVSAGNLFINGVNVRDWPLFTLRQQVASVPQTAVLFTGTIRENLQWGKPNATDEDCWEALAIAQCKEFVEQLDQGLDTPVNEGGKNFSGGQRQRLTIARALIRKPHLLILDDSLSALDYQTDLNLRRALQKERAETTVILISQRVSSIATANQILVLDSGKVAGLGTHEELLTSSKEYQEIVASQEEDTHAN from the coding sequence ATGTTTGGTTTATTGAAATACGCAAAAAATTATCGAAAACAAATTATCCTCGGTCCAGTCTTCAAATTTTTAGAAGCTTGTTTCGAGTTAGTCTTGCCCTTATTCATGGCTCACTTAGTCGATGTCGGTATTCGTCAAAACGACCGACAGACTGTCATAGAAATGGCCCTCTGGATGCTTGTTATGTCGTTAGTTGGTTTATTTTTTGTCATGATTTGTCAATATTATGCTTCAGTCGCTTCGCAAGGTTTTGGGACGGAGCTAAGAAATCAATTAATGAAGAAAATTAATCAGCTTTCACACAAAGAATTAAATAGTTTTGGTACAGATACCCTCATCACTCGGATCACAAACGATATCAACCAGCTTCAATTGGCTTTAGCGATGTTTATTCGGTTGGTCATTCGGACACCTTTTTTAAGTATTGGTTCTGTGGTCATGGCTTTTTACATTGATGTGCAGATGGGCTTTCTTTTCCTATTACTTTTACCAATTTTTAGCCTTATTCTCTTTATTATCATTAAAGTGACTGTGCCTTTATATCAAAAAGTCCAAGAATATTTGGATCGGTTAAACCGTCAAATTAGTCAAAACTTAAGCGGTGTCCGTGTGATCCGTGCGTTTGCTAGAAAGGAAACAGAGCAACGACATGTTGATAAAGCTTCAGATGATTTAGGCGATATTTACATTCGTGTATCGAATGTTTCTGCTTTATTAACACCTTTAACCACTTTGATTATGAATGTTGGAATTTTATTTTTACTTTATTTTAGTGGCTTAAAAGTTTCTTTTGGTTCCTTGCAACAAGGGGAAGTTTTAGCATTGATCAATTATATGAATCAAATGATGCTCGCTTTAATTGTTGCTTCTAATCTCGTGGTAATTTTTACGCGAGCCGCCGCTTCCGCAAACCGTGTCAATGAGGTTTTAACTGTAGAAAGCCAGTTAACAGATACACCAGAATCAGCAAAAACATCGCCACAATTTGGTGATATTACCTTTGACCATGTAGATTTTCGCTATGAACCAGAGGCCGGTTTGGCTTTGGAAAATATCAATTTTACGATTCCTAAAGGCTCAATTCTCGGCATCACAGGACCTACCGGCAGCGGGAAAAGTACCTTAACCCAACTCATTCCCAGATTTTATGATGTGAGTGCAGGAAACCTTTTTATTAATGGTGTAAATGTGCGCGATTGGCCGCTCTTTACTTTACGCCAACAAGTTGCAAGTGTTCCACAAACTGCCGTCTTATTTACAGGGACTATTCGAGAAAACTTACAATGGGGCAAACCAAATGCAACTGATGAAGACTGTTGGGAAGCATTAGCTATCGCCCAATGTAAAGAATTTGTTGAACAATTAGACCAAGGGTTAGACACGCCTGTTAACGAAGGCGGAAAAAACTTTTCTGGTGGACAAAGACAACGGTTGACCATTGCCCGTGCCTTGATTAGGAAACCGCATTTACTTATTTTAGATGATTCCTTGAGTGCCCTCGACTATCAAACAGATTTGAATCTGCGCCGTGCTTTACAAAAAGAACGAGCAGAGACAACCGTTATTTTAATTTCACAACGCGTGAGTTCGATTGCTACGGCGAATCAAATTTTAGTCCTAGATAGTGGAAAAGTCGCTGGCCTTGGCACCCACGAAGAATTACTTACTTCTTCTAAAGAGTATCAAGAAATCGTTGCGTCACAGGAGGAGGATACCCATGCAAACTAA
- a CDS encoding putative ABC transporter permease — protein sequence MEKMSQVILLFFIYSFIGWLWETVYCSLKAKKFVYRGFLVGPYCPIYGFGVLSVLYFVEPFENNLLVLYVGSAVLVTILEYVTSYGLEKLFHASWWDYHDVPFNLNGRVALPVSLFWGLGCVLIVKVIQPEIAKVVSFLQATFGNYLALCIVIVMGLDLIYTLLNMQGFKKLITEMGQTLETNQQEFKQRLNTKMEIATADWQKLKERTKKEYFQNRLNFQQRRFINNYPKLTLKNIKNSKEVRHLLEDLKKKGQ from the coding sequence GTGGAAAAAATGAGTCAGGTTATTTTGTTATTTTTTATTTATTCCTTTATCGGCTGGTTATGGGAAACGGTGTATTGTTCATTAAAAGCTAAAAAATTTGTTTATCGAGGATTTTTGGTAGGGCCCTATTGTCCTATTTATGGATTTGGGGTCTTAAGCGTTCTCTATTTTGTGGAACCCTTTGAAAACAATCTCTTGGTATTGTATGTCGGATCGGCTGTTTTAGTGACGATTTTAGAATATGTCACTAGTTATGGCTTGGAAAAACTGTTCCATGCCTCTTGGTGGGATTATCATGATGTACCTTTTAATTTAAACGGTCGCGTGGCTTTACCGGTTTCTCTTTTTTGGGGATTGGGTTGTGTCTTGATTGTCAAAGTTATTCAACCAGAAATCGCCAAAGTTGTCAGTTTTTTACAAGCAACCTTTGGCAACTACTTAGCACTTTGCATAGTGATTGTAATGGGGCTTGACTTAATTTATACGTTGCTGAACATGCAAGGTTTCAAAAAACTTATTACCGAGATGGGCCAAACGTTGGAAACGAACCAACAAGAATTTAAGCAACGGTTGAACACAAAAATGGAAATAGCTACAGCTGATTGGCAGAAGTTAAAAGAACGAACCAAAAAAGAGTATTTCCAAAATCGGTTAAATTTCCAACAACGTCGTTTTATTAACAATTACCCAAAACTAACTTTAAAAAACATTAAAAATTCCAAAGAAGTTCGGCATCTCTTAGAAGATTTGAAGAAAAAGGGCCAATAA
- a CDS encoding GNAT family N-acetyltransferase, translating to MIRSATKEDGKAIARLVLVILKDMELPILEEVSEEQMIDLLAEATAYPTYRYGYQRILVYEHAGEVAGIAVGYPAEDEKIIDEPLREVFKKHGLAEDVRLFIEEETLPNEWYLDTISVDERFRGMGIGSKLLDALPEVAKASGKQALGLNVDFDNPGARKLYASKGFKDVTTMTISGHLYNHMQKEV from the coding sequence ATGATTCGCTCGGCAACAAAAGAAGACGGTAAAGCGATTGCTCGGCTGGTCTTAGTTATTTTAAAAGATATGGAGTTACCAATTTTAGAAGAAGTCTCAGAAGAACAAATGATTGACCTATTAGCAGAGGCAACGGCGTATCCAACCTATCGCTATGGCTATCAACGAATTTTAGTTTATGAACATGCAGGTGAAGTTGCAGGGATTGCTGTCGGCTATCCTGCAGAAGATGAAAAGATTATTGATGAACCTTTAAGAGAAGTCTTTAAAAAACATGGCTTAGCAGAAGATGTTCGGCTATTTATTGAAGAAGAAACCTTGCCTAATGAATGGTATTTAGACACGATCTCTGTGGATGAACGTTTCCGTGGAATGGGAATTGGTTCTAAGTTATTAGATGCTTTACCTGAAGTAGCCAAAGCTAGCGGGAAGCAAGCCTTGGGTCTAAATGTTGATTTTGACAATCCAGGGGCGAGAAAGTTATACGCAAGTAAAGGCTTTAAAGATGTCACAACAATGACTATTAGTGGTCACTTATACAATCATATGCAAAAAGAAGTGTAA
- a CDS encoding LURP-one-related/scramblase family protein: protein MSEFFIQEQQLGKVTRTIVKDQAGRSLFLLVGRWGTRGDALSLYAMNGEILASIKQVSWTFGTRFELYQRFEKVGTLRKLFNLNADFYYVQGLHWAVVGDIKAHQYSIYQVHKKIMSMDKTMLCTGDYFVLTVANDEDAPLCICIAAVLDYWLYNKKKQKTSDDFGLDFDPLTD, encoded by the coding sequence GTGTCTGAATTTTTTATTCAAGAACAACAGTTAGGAAAAGTTACGCGAACCATCGTGAAAGACCAAGCAGGCCGTTCACTTTTTCTATTGGTGGGGCGCTGGGGCACACGAGGAGATGCGCTTTCTTTATATGCAATGAACGGAGAAATTTTAGCCAGTATTAAACAAGTTTCTTGGACTTTTGGTACACGATTTGAGTTATATCAGCGTTTTGAAAAAGTGGGTACTCTACGAAAACTGTTCAATTTGAATGCTGATTTCTATTATGTTCAAGGCCTTCACTGGGCAGTTGTTGGTGATATCAAAGCGCACCAATATTCAATTTATCAAGTCCATAAAAAAATCATGTCAATGGATAAAACCATGCTTTGTACAGGCGACTATTTTGTTTTAACTGTTGCCAATGATGAGGACGCACCGTTGTGCATCTGTATAGCAGCTGTCCTTGACTACTGGTTATATAATAAGAAAAAACAAAAAACTTCCGATGATTTTGGATTAGATTTTGATCCTTTAACGGATTAA
- a CDS encoding Cof-type HAD-IIB family hydrolase, with translation MIKLIASDMDGTLLDAKMSITNDNASAIREAERLGIEFMVATGRAYTEAKPALEEAGIDCAMITLNGAQVFDKDGHSLFTAGIEKETVTEVLTILSQHNVYYEISTNKGIFSEHQEKRIENFAAHIAESMPHLTYKVAIAMASAHLSLLHITYVDRLDDILKDDSIEVLKIIGFSMDGPKVLGPAGMEVEELDDLVVTSSALNNIEINHRLAQKGIAVARVAKERGIPAEQVMTIGDNLNDVSMIQWAGVSFAMGNAELELKEYAKYETATNLENGVGEAILRAIREDL, from the coding sequence TTCGCGAAGCGGAACGTTTAGGAATCGAATTTATGGTTGCTACTGGCCGCGCATATACCGAAGCGAAACCCGCGTTAGAAGAAGCTGGAATTGACTGCGCCATGATTACTTTAAACGGCGCCCAAGTGTTTGACAAAGATGGACACTCACTTTTCACGGCTGGGATCGAAAAAGAAACAGTAACAGAAGTACTAACTATTTTGAGTCAACACAATGTTTACTATGAAATCTCTACAAATAAAGGTATTTTTTCTGAACATCAAGAAAAAAGAATTGAAAACTTTGCCGCTCATATTGCAGAATCCATGCCCCATTTAACTTATAAAGTGGCGATTGCCATGGCTTCAGCACACCTATCTTTATTGCATATTACCTATGTCGATCGTTTAGACGACATTTTAAAAGATGATTCGATTGAAGTCCTTAAAATTATTGGCTTCAGTATGGATGGGCCGAAAGTATTAGGTCCTGCTGGGATGGAAGTAGAAGAACTAGATGATTTGGTTGTTACCTCTTCTGCGCTTAATAATATTGAAATTAACCACCGCCTAGCACAAAAAGGGATTGCGGTTGCGCGCGTCGCTAAAGAACGTGGGATTCCCGCTGAACAAGTCATGACTATTGGTGATAATTTAAATGACGTCAGCATGATTCAATGGGCTGGGGTAAGTTTTGCAATGGGCAACGCCGAACTGGAATTAAAAGAATATGCTAAATATGAAACAGCCACTAATTTAGAAAATGGTGTTGGCGAAGCCATCCTGCGTGCAATAAGAGAAGATTTGTAA